The Deltaproteobacteria bacterium sequence TCGACCCTCCGGATTTCCTTCGGACGCTCCAACCGGGAAGAAGAAATTCCGCGGGTGGTCAAGGCGATCAAATCGGCGGTTCATCAACTCAGATTGCGAAAGGAACAATCATGATCATAATCCCGGCCATCGACCTGAAAGAAGGGCGCTGCGTGCGTCTCATTCAGGGTGATATGAATCAGGAAACGGTCTATTCCGACAACCCGCCGGAGATGGCGAAGCACTGGGAATCCCTCGGGGCTGAGCTGCTTCACGTCGTTGATCTCGACGGCGCCGTGGAAGGACGTCCGGAAAATCTCCCGGTCGTACAACAAATCGTCAGGGAACTATCGATCCCCGTTGAGGTGGGGGGCGGGATCCGGACGATGGAGACGATCGGGGCTTATCTTGACGCCGGGGCGGCACGGGTGGTCATCGGGACGAAGGCCGCCGAGGATCCGGCGTTCCTGGCAGAGGCCTGCCGGAAATATCCGGGCAGGATCGTCGCCGGGATCGATGCCAAAAAAGGGTACGTTGCGGTTCGGGGCTGGACGGACACGACAAAGCAGCGGGCCGTCGACCTGGCCCGGACGATGGAGGGGGCCGGCGTGACCGCCGTCATCTTTACCGATATCCAGCGGGACGGCATGGAGACGGGGCCGAATATCGCATCGACGAAGGAACTGGCCGAAGCGGTCGGTATCCCCGTCATTGCCTCCGGCGGGATCTCGGGCATTCCGGATATTGAGAACCTCCTCAAGATAGAATCGGCCGGTGTAACAGGCGCCATTACGGGCCGGGCGATCTATACGGGGGCCCTCGATCTTGCCGAGGCGATCGCTCTTACCCGGAAAGGGAGGGAATAGATGCTGGCCAAACGGATCATTCCCTGCCTCGATGTGCGGGAGGGGCGGGTTGTCAAAGGGGTGCAGTTCGTCGGGATACGGGATGCCGGAGACCCCGTGGAGGTGGCCCGCCTCTATGACGCGCAGGGGGCGGACGAACTGACCTTCCTCGATATTACGGCCTCCCATGAAAAACGGGGAATCATGATCGATGTGGTCCGGCGCACCGCCGAAGAGGTCTTCATGCCTCTGACGGTCGGGGGCGGAATCTCCTCCATCGAGCATATCCGGGAACTCCTCAATGCCGGAGCGGACAAGGTTTCAATCAACACGGCCGCCGTGCGAAATCCCGATTTCATCCGGGAGGCGGCCGAACGGTTCGGCAGTCAGTGCATCGTGGTGGCCATCGATGCCAAGCGGGTCTCCGACGAGCCGGTAAAATGGGAGATCTTCACTCATGGAGGGAGAAGGCCGACCGGTATCGACGCCCTCGACTGGGCGGAGAAGATGGTCGAACTCGGTTCCGGTGAACTGCTCGTGACCAGCATGGACCGGGACGGGACGAAGGTCGGTTACGACAATGAACTGAACCGGGCGATCTCGGAGCGGACCCGCGTTCCCATCATCGCCTCGGGCGGTGTGGGGGAACTCAGGCATCTCTATGACGGCATTATCGAAGGGAAGGCCGACGCCGTCCTGGCCGCCTCGATCTTTCATTACCGGGAGTTCACCGTGGGTCAGGTCAAGGAGTACCTGAAGTCCCTGGGAGTCACGGTCCGACTGTAAAACGAAGTTATCGCAGGAAACACATCATGTCCGACGCCGAAATTCTCCGGCGGATCTACGAGGTCCTGCTGGAAAGAAAAAAGAGCCTCCCCGATGCGTCCTATACGGCGTCTCTCTTCCGGCAAGGGGAGGATGCGATTCTCCGGAAGGTGGGCGAGGAGACCCTGGAGGTTCTGCTGGCCTCCAAAGCCGGTGTGGAATCCGAGATCGTTCACGAAACGGCCGACCTCTATTTTCATCTTCTGGTTCTTCTGGCCCATCACGGGATCCCGCTTGCTCGAATCTATGCGGAGCTTACGGACCGCTTCGGGAAACGGAGGGACCGGGATCAGCGGGAGAAATGATGGTGTTCTTTTTCCAACGTCGTTCATG is a genomic window containing:
- the hisF gene encoding imidazole glycerol phosphate synthase subunit HisF: MLAKRIIPCLDVREGRVVKGVQFVGIRDAGDPVEVARLYDAQGADELTFLDITASHEKRGIMIDVVRRTAEEVFMPLTVGGGISSIEHIRELLNAGADKVSINTAAVRNPDFIREAAERFGSQCIVVAIDAKRVSDEPVKWEIFTHGGRRPTGIDALDWAEKMVELGSGELLVTSMDRDGTKVGYDNELNRAISERTRVPIIASGGVGELRHLYDGIIEGKADAVLAASIFHYREFTVGQVKEYLKSLGVTVRL
- a CDS encoding phosphoribosyl-ATP diphosphatase; this translates as MSDAEILRRIYEVLLERKKSLPDASYTASLFRQGEDAILRKVGEETLEVLLASKAGVESEIVHETADLYFHLLVLLAHHGIPLARIYAELTDRFGKRRDRDQREK
- the hisA gene encoding 1-(5-phosphoribosyl)-5-[(5-phosphoribosylamino)methylideneamino]imidazole-4-carboxamide isomerase — encoded protein: MIIIPAIDLKEGRCVRLIQGDMNQETVYSDNPPEMAKHWESLGAELLHVVDLDGAVEGRPENLPVVQQIVRELSIPVEVGGGIRTMETIGAYLDAGAARVVIGTKAAEDPAFLAEACRKYPGRIVAGIDAKKGYVAVRGWTDTTKQRAVDLARTMEGAGVTAVIFTDIQRDGMETGPNIASTKELAEAVGIPVIASGGISGIPDIENLLKIESAGVTGAITGRAIYTGALDLAEAIALTRKGRE